The Morococcus cerebrosus sequence ACCATGCGGGCGTTGATTTGGCGCATTTTGACCATGTTTTGCTCCAGCCGCTCGCGGGTCATGCGTTTGCCGTTGCTGATTTCGGCAATCATTTTGCCGCATTCGGTCAGGTTGTCGGCAAGCATAAACCGCCACATGAGCGTGGAGCGCAGGGGAAGGAGTTTGGCGGCGACAATGGCGATGGCGGCGCCGATCAGGACGTTCATGGCGCGCATAAGCCCGCTGTCGAGCCAGTTGTTGCTGTTGTCGCCGATGAGCATGCACATGGTCAGTCCGGCAAGCATGGGGACGTAGCCGTTTTTGCCGACCGCCGCCCAACCTGCGGCTGCGCTGGCGGTGCCAACGGTCAGGTAAAAGAGAATGCCGCCGTGGAAGTAGTGCTGGTTGAGCCACAACAGGGTCAAACCCGCGCCCAAGCCGATGACGGTGCCGAGCATACGTTCGACGGCTTTGGAGTAAATCGCGCCTTGAAATTGGAGCATGCCGAGTACGACGAATACGGTCATGCCTATCCATTCGCCGTGTTGGAGGTGGAGGAGTTTGGCGAGCAGGGTGGCAAACAGTACGGCCAGTCCGAGCCGGACGGCGTGTATGAGGCGGCGGTAGCGGTAGCGTTCGTAGGAGTTGAGCCAGCGTTTGACGAAGCGTTCGCGTTGTGAGGCGTTCATGATTGGGCTATCTTGTTGAGATTTTTGGGTTTATCGGGCGGTATTGTAACGGGAATCAGGCAATACGGACAGGATGGAAGGCAAGGTCGTCTGAAACCCCCAATACTGCTTTTAGACGACCTTTAAGGCGCGACGACGGGCAGCGGATAGCCGTGTGCGTCAATTTCAGACGAGGCGAGCCACGGGGTATGGACGAGGTTGACAGGCAGGTGCGCCAATTCGGGGATGTGGCGGCGGACGAATGTGCCGTCCGGATCAAGCCGGCGGGCGGTTTGGATAATGTCGATAGAATGCCGGCAGGCGTTGCGGGCAGCGGTTTGCCAGTTGCCCACGTTCAGCGCGGGGTCGAAATCGGTTTGTTGCTCGGCAAACCAAACAATGCCGTGTTCAGATGGTTGATGCAGGATGCCGCACAAAAATTCTGCCGTCAGGGAGCGCAGGGCGGGATGCAGCCAGCCGCTCGATTTCAGGCTGCGCATGGCGGCATCGATGAGCGGGAAACCTGTTTTCCCTTGCCTCCAGCATTCCGTCAGGTCGTCTGAAAACGTTGCAGACACGGCAGCAGATTCAGGCTCGATGCGGGCGCGGTGGTAAGCAAGCTGCTGATAGAAATCGCGCCGTATCAAATTGTCCAACCAAGCATCTGCGCCCTGCCCTGCGGCTTCAGTCGCCAACACGCGCGGCGAAATGCAACCTGCGCTCAAATACGCGCTCAAGCGGCTGGTGCCTTTTCTGGCAGGGAAATCCTTCATAATCGGATAAAACCCGATATTTTCTTCAAACTGCCGCCATTGTTTGTCCGCTTCATCTTCTCCGCCGCGCTGCGCAGAAACCATATCCTGCTGCCCGTTCCACGCAGGAAATGACGGCATTTCAACAGAGGCCGTCTGAAAAATTTCAACGCATCCGCCTCCCGCATCCTGCCCGCCGAACCGCTGCCGAAACAAAGCCAGCCACGCTTCTTTATAATGCGGGAAGTCGGTGTAAGGCGCGCCGTGACTGCCCATGATTTCTGCCTTGGCGAATATGGCACGGTCGTTAACACGCTCGAACGCAACGCCTTGTTCATCCAAAATCCGCCAAATGCGGTTATCTTGCCCGATTTCAGGCGACGTATAGGCTTCGTCTGCAATTACGGTCTGAACATTCAACCGCGTCGCCAAAGCAGGCAATTCTTCCACACGGTTCACCACATACAAAGCCACGCCGCGCGCCGCCAGCGATCTATGCAAAGCCGCTGCCGCCTGATAATGAAACCAATCCTGACGCGGATTGGGGATTTCAGACGACCCCTGAGCCACCCACACGCCTGCCACAGGCAATCCCCGCTTCACGGCGGCGGACAACGCGGCGTTGTCGCGTATGCGCAGGTTGCGGCGGAACCAGACCAATGTATGTGCTTGCATGGCGATGTCGTCTGAAAGGGATAAGGCGTTTGATTTTAGCAGAAATTTTGCGAGGACAAGGCGGACGGTTTTCAGACGGCCTTTAGGCAGATAACAGATAAAGTGGATTCGGAATAACGCAGCTATAGCAAACATACTTAACTTTAAATCCGGCATGCCATCAAATTCTGTCATTCCCGTGCAGGCGGGAATCCATCGTGAAACTTGAGAAACCTTGATTTGAAAAACAGTTTCTGGGTTTCAAAAATGGATTCTCGCCTGCGCGGGAATGACGAAAACCGATAATTTGCGTATCGAAAATAAAGTCATTTAGCTAAATGTTCATCCACTATCGTTTTAACCGGGTTCGAAGCGGCAAATCGAATTTCCAAAGCCGACATTTCATCGTCGTGAAGAAGCAGGGAAAACCTCAACCTCTCCACCGAATACGGATATCCGGCCTGCAATCTGAATTTGTCTGCCCAAACAAACCAAAGGTCGTCTGAAACCGCATTTTTGAGTTTCAGACGACCTTATATATTTACTTTTCCCCTTCCCTACCAATGCGACGCCATATTGTCGCGGTGGATGAGTTCGTCTTCGTGGGCGTAGCCTAATTTTTCGGCGATGCGCTCGGACGGGGTTTGCAGGATTTTGGCGGTTTCGCCGCTGCTGTAATTGGTGAGGCCGCGGGCGATTTCTTTGCCGTCGGTATCGAGGATGGCGACGAGTTCGCCGCGGTGGAAATGTCCGTCCGTGCGGATGCAGCCGACGGGCAGCAGGCTGGCGTGCTGTTCGGTCAGGGCTTTTGCCGCGCCGCTATCGACGGTCAGGCTGCCGGCGGTTTGGACGTGTCCGAGCAGCCATTGTTTGCGGGCGGCGACGCGGCTGTGTGCGCTGGTAAAGAGCGTGCCTATGCTTTCGCCTTGTTTGAGGCGGACGAGGACGTCGGGTTCGCCGCCCCATGCGACGACGGTG is a genomic window containing:
- a CDS encoding FUSC family protein, which produces MNASQRERFVKRWLNSYERYRYRRLIHAVRLGLAVLFATLLAKLLHLQHGEWIGMTVFVVLGMLQFQGAIYSKAVERMLGTVIGLGAGLTLLWLNQHYFHGGILFYLTVGTASAAAGWAAVGKNGYVPMLAGLTMCMLIGDNSNNWLDSGLMRAMNVLIGAAIAIVAAKLLPLRSTLMWRFMLADNLTECGKMIAEISNGKRMTRERLEQNMVKMRQINARMVKSRSHLAATSGESHISPAMMEAMQHAHRKIVNTTELLLTTAAKLQAPTLNEHEIRLLDRHFNRLQRDLRLTVRLIKGHYARRIRIDTSINPELGKLAARLHYEWQGFLWLSTNMRNEISALVILLQRSRRKWLDKHELQRLREHLRETREGDLEEEVV
- a CDS encoding FAD-binding domain-containing protein is translated as MQAHTLVWFRRNLRIRDNAALSAAVKRGLPVAGVWVAQGSSEIPNPRQDWFHYQAAAALHRSLAARGVALYVVNRVEELPALATRLNVQTVIADEAYTSPEIGQDNRIWRILDEQGVAFERVNDRAIFAKAEIMGSHGAPYTDFPHYKEAWLALFRQRFGGQDAGGGCVEIFQTASVEMPSFPAWNGQQDMVSAQRGGEDEADKQWRQFEENIGFYPIMKDFPARKGTSRLSAYLSAGCISPRVLATEAAGQGADAWLDNLIRRDFYQQLAYHRARIEPESAAVSATFSDDLTECWRQGKTGFPLIDAAMRSLKSSGWLHPALRSLTAEFLCGILHQPSEHGIVWFAEQQTDFDPALNVGNWQTAARNACRHSIDIIQTARRLDPDGTFVRRHIPELAHLPVNLVHTPWLASSEIDAHGYPLPVVAP